In Allomuricauda ruestringensis DSM 13258, the following proteins share a genomic window:
- a CDS encoding sterol desaturase family protein, which translates to MKVALWILIFLATFCFMEFMAWFTHKYVMHGFLWSLHKDHHKKDHDSWFERNDAFFIFYALVSMTLFYLGSYTSFWYGWPLGFGILAYGIAYFTVHDIFIHQRFKIFRNANNWYARGVRRAHKIHHKHLGKEDGECFGMLVVPFKYFKKK; encoded by the coding sequence ATGAAAGTAGCACTTTGGATATTGATATTTTTGGCAACCTTTTGCTTTATGGAGTTTATGGCGTGGTTTACCCATAAATACGTGATGCATGGTTTTCTATGGAGCCTGCATAAGGACCACCATAAAAAAGACCATGATTCCTGGTTTGAGCGGAATGATGCTTTCTTTATTTTTTACGCCCTTGTAAGTATGACGTTGTTTTACTTGGGCAGTTACACCTCGTTTTGGTATGGATGGCCGTTAGGATTTGGCATTTTGGCCTATGGCATTGCTTATTTTACGGTTCACGATATATTTATTCACCAACGCTTTAAAATATTTAGGAATGCCAATAATTGGTACGCGCGAGGAGTACGTAGGGCGCACAAAATCCATCATAAACATTTGGGCAAAGAAGATGGGGAATGCTTTGGAATGTTGGTCGTCCCTTTCAAATATTTTAAGAAGAAATAA
- a CDS encoding aconitate hydratase has protein sequence MAFDIDMIKGVYASIGERVEKARELVGKPLTLSEKILYSHLWDGKPEKAFVRGKDYVDFAPDRIACQDATAQMALLQFMQAGKDKVAVPTTVHCDHLIQAKDGAASDLKHANETSKEVFDFLGSVSNKYGIGFWKPGAGIIHQVVLENYAFPGGMMIGTDSHTVNAGGLGMVAIGVGGADAVDVMAGMAWELKFPKLIGVKLTGKLSGWTAPKDVILKVAEILTVKGGTGAIVEYFGPGATSMSCTGKGTICNMGAEIGATTSTFGYDESMERYLRATDREDVADEANKVKEHLTADPEVYANPEQYFDQVIEINLTELKPLLNGPFTPDLATEVGTMREKAEKNDWPLAVEWGLIGSCTNSSYEDLSRASSIAQQALDKKLKTKAEFGINPGSEQVRYTTERDGILEIFEKLDAKIFTNACGPCIGQWARYKDPKNAPKNSIVHSFNRNFAKRADGNPNTHAFVASPEMTAAIAIAGRLDFNPLTDKLINEDGEEVMLDEPTGWELPPKGFEVKENGYEDPLEDGSGVEVKVATDSERLQLLEPFVPIKASDLQGMKLLIKAFGKCTTDHISMAGPWLRFRGHLDNIANNTLIGAVNAFNQKTNFVKNQITGEYGGVPDTQREYKKKGIKTVVVGDHNYGEGSSREHAAMQPRHLGVAVVLVKSFARIHETNLKKQGMLALTFANEDDYDLIQEDDTFNIVDAAEFAPDKPLTIEVVHADGSKDTIVTNHTYNDAQIKWFNEGSALNLIKKQNA, from the coding sequence ATGGCATTTGATATAGACATGATTAAGGGTGTTTACGCTTCCATAGGGGAACGTGTAGAAAAAGCCCGTGAATTGGTGGGCAAGCCCCTTACACTTTCCGAAAAAATCTTATACTCCCACCTTTGGGACGGTAAACCCGAAAAAGCATTTGTAAGAGGCAAGGATTACGTTGACTTTGCACCCGATAGAATCGCTTGTCAAGATGCAACGGCACAAATGGCCTTGCTTCAATTTATGCAGGCGGGCAAGGATAAAGTAGCGGTGCCTACAACGGTTCACTGTGATCACTTGATCCAAGCCAAGGATGGTGCAGCATCAGATTTGAAGCATGCCAACGAAACCAGTAAAGAGGTTTTTGACTTCTTGGGGTCTGTATCGAACAAATATGGAATTGGATTTTGGAAACCAGGTGCAGGTATTATTCACCAAGTAGTCTTGGAAAATTATGCATTTCCTGGAGGTATGATGATCGGAACCGATTCCCACACCGTAAACGCCGGTGGATTGGGAATGGTGGCCATTGGTGTTGGTGGGGCCGATGCCGTGGATGTAATGGCCGGAATGGCCTGGGAGCTCAAATTCCCCAAGTTGATCGGTGTAAAATTGACCGGTAAGCTATCCGGTTGGACAGCCCCTAAAGATGTTATTCTAAAAGTGGCCGAAATCCTTACCGTAAAAGGAGGAACAGGTGCCATTGTGGAATATTTTGGCCCAGGAGCAACTTCCATGTCCTGTACCGGTAAAGGAACCATCTGTAACATGGGTGCGGAAATTGGAGCTACCACTTCCACATTTGGTTACGACGAATCCATGGAGCGCTATTTAAGGGCAACCGATAGGGAAGATGTTGCGGATGAGGCAAACAAGGTAAAAGAACATTTGACAGCCGACCCAGAGGTGTACGCCAACCCTGAGCAATATTTTGATCAAGTAATCGAAATCAACTTGACGGAATTGAAACCTCTATTGAACGGTCCCTTTACCCCTGACTTGGCTACGGAAGTAGGGACAATGAGGGAAAAAGCCGAGAAAAACGATTGGCCTTTGGCTGTGGAGTGGGGATTGATAGGTTCCTGTACCAACTCGTCCTATGAAGATTTGTCGAGAGCATCGTCCATCGCACAACAAGCCTTGGACAAAAAATTGAAGACAAAAGCTGAATTTGGTATCAACCCAGGTTCGGAACAAGTAAGATATACTACGGAGCGTGATGGTATCCTAGAGATATTCGAAAAACTGGATGCCAAGATTTTTACGAACGCCTGCGGACCATGTATAGGTCAATGGGCACGTTACAAAGATCCGAAGAACGCTCCAAAGAACAGTATTGTACATTCCTTTAACCGAAACTTCGCAAAGCGTGCCGATGGGAACCCCAATACACACGCATTCGTGGCTTCGCCGGAAATGACCGCTGCAATCGCAATTGCGGGTCGTTTGGACTTTAACCCCTTGACAGATAAGTTGATCAACGAAGATGGCGAGGAAGTTATGTTGGACGAGCCAACAGGATGGGAACTGCCACCGAAAGGATTTGAAGTTAAAGAGAACGGTTACGAAGACCCACTTGAAGATGGTAGTGGAGTAGAGGTGAAGGTAGCTACGGACTCTGAGCGTTTACAATTGTTGGAGCCATTTGTGCCAATCAAAGCAAGTGACCTTCAGGGTATGAAATTGTTGATCAAGGCCTTTGGAAAATGTACTACTGACCATATTTCCATGGCAGGACCATGGTTGCGTTTCAGGGGGCATTTGGACAATATTGCCAATAATACTTTGATTGGAGCAGTAAATGCCTTCAACCAAAAAACCAACTTCGTTAAAAACCAAATCACAGGTGAGTACGGAGGTGTTCCGGATACGCAGCGCGAATACAAGAAAAAAGGTATTAAGACGGTTGTTGTGGGAGACCATAACTACGGTGAAGGTTCATCAAGGGAGCATGCGGCCATGCAACCAAGACACTTGGGTGTTGCCGTTGTATTGGTAAAATCCTTCGCAAGGATCCACGAGACCAACCTTAAGAAACAAGGGATGTTGGCGTTGACCTTTGCCAATGAGGACGATTACGATTTGATTCAGGAAGACGATACGTTCAATATTGTTGATGCCGCTGAGTTTGCCCCGGATAAACCTTTGACCATCGAAGTAGTGCATGCCGATGGAAGTAAGGATACCATCGTAACAAACCATACATACAACGATGCGCAGATCAAGTGGTTCAACGAAGGTTCGGCCTTGAACTTGATCAAGAAACAGAATGCTTAA
- a CDS encoding TlpA family protein disulfide reductase has product MKINKKTVLNVVLILFILSFFVTPIGYYGKIWLNRLFAFSPEVIDKTEQQKITDYDWELKDAEWNFFNFEKSKGEVIFINLWASWRLPSEAELASIQELYDKYKGEVDFYIITNEERAPVEVFMEEHEFTFPVTYLIIGEKTPIETTKVPSSYLIDRSGNIVIHEEGISDWSTNKVYKLMERLIAE; this is encoded by the coding sequence ATGAAGATCAATAAAAAGACCGTTCTCAATGTTGTATTGATTCTTTTTATCCTATCGTTTTTTGTGACCCCAATTGGTTACTATGGGAAAATTTGGTTGAACAGGTTGTTTGCATTTTCTCCTGAGGTCATCGATAAGACCGAGCAACAAAAAATCACCGATTACGATTGGGAGCTAAAAGATGCAGAATGGAACTTTTTCAACTTTGAAAAATCAAAGGGAGAGGTAATCTTCATCAATTTATGGGCTTCATGGCGATTGCCCTCGGAAGCAGAGCTTGCAAGTATTCAGGAATTGTACGACAAATATAAAGGTGAAGTTGATTTCTACATCATCACAAATGAGGAGAGAGCACCTGTTGAGGTTTTTATGGAAGAGCACGAATTTACATTTCCGGTAACCTATTTGATCATAGGAGAAAAAACGCCCATAGAAACAACTAAAGTGCCATCTTCCTATTTGATAGATAGGTCGGGAAATATTGTTATCCACGAAGAAGGAATTTCGGATTGGAGCACCAATAAAGTTTATAAATTAATGGAACGGTTAATAGCAGAATGA
- a CDS encoding peptidylprolyl isomerase has protein sequence MTKKIKGLFIAFFALLGVVQAQEADEALGVKDSTSNTKKVKLDGIAAVVGDYVILESDIDKTLIDLQNQGASTQDVTRCGLLGKLMEDRLYAHQAVQDSLLVSDDMVNAQSDRQIQQLTQQIGSVEKMLSYYKKPDMESFREELFEINKLRMLSEKMQGKIVEEIEVTPEEVRQFFYKIPEDERPVFGAELEIAQIVKQPEAPEEEKQKVIDQLKEIRQDVLENDASFNVKAILYSQDPGSKSKGGFYSMTKETPFVKEFKDVAFSLQEGEISEPFETSFGYHIIYIEKIRGQELDLRHILMIPDIPQSAIDKAVNELDTIRQQILDGKYTFAEAALNFSDEKETKFDGGLLRNPVNFDSRFELTKMDPTLYNQVRDLKDGEISRPIREDDQRGGAPKFKIMKISNRYDEHEADFAKDYMKIQELALREKQFKAIKEWMDEHIEDTYIHVDSESRDCDFANNWVKE, from the coding sequence ATGACAAAGAAAATTAAAGGACTTTTTATTGCATTTTTTGCATTGTTAGGAGTGGTCCAAGCGCAGGAAGCCGATGAAGCATTGGGTGTAAAAGATTCCACAAGTAACACCAAAAAAGTAAAATTGGATGGTATTGCCGCCGTGGTCGGGGATTACGTAATTTTGGAATCGGATATCGATAAAACATTGATCGATCTTCAAAACCAAGGGGCATCCACCCAAGATGTTACCCGTTGCGGGCTATTGGGCAAGCTTATGGAAGACCGTTTGTATGCGCACCAAGCCGTACAGGATAGTTTGTTGGTGTCCGATGATATGGTAAATGCCCAAAGTGATCGACAGATACAACAGCTTACCCAACAAATCGGTAGTGTTGAAAAAATGCTCAGTTATTACAAAAAGCCCGATATGGAAAGTTTCCGTGAAGAACTTTTTGAAATCAACAAACTGCGTATGCTCTCCGAAAAAATGCAAGGCAAAATTGTTGAAGAGATTGAGGTGACCCCGGAAGAAGTTCGCCAATTTTTCTATAAAATTCCAGAAGATGAAAGACCTGTTTTTGGAGCAGAACTGGAAATTGCCCAGATTGTAAAACAGCCCGAAGCACCTGAGGAGGAAAAACAAAAGGTCATTGACCAGTTAAAGGAAATCCGCCAAGATGTTTTGGAAAATGATGCAAGCTTTAACGTAAAGGCAATTTTGTATTCACAGGATCCAGGTTCTAAATCCAAAGGAGGTTTCTATAGCATGACGAAAGAAACTCCGTTTGTCAAAGAATTTAAGGATGTAGCCTTCAGTCTTCAGGAAGGGGAGATATCAGAGCCCTTTGAAACAAGTTTCGGCTATCATATTATCTATATAGAAAAAATCCGGGGACAAGAGTTGGATTTGCGTCACATCCTCATGATTCCGGATATTCCCCAAAGTGCTATTGATAAGGCCGTAAATGAATTGGACACTATCCGTCAACAAATTTTGGACGGCAAATACACTTTTGCCGAAGCAGCCCTGAACTTTTCAGACGAAAAAGAGACCAAGTTCGACGGTGGATTGCTCCGTAACCCGGTAAACTTTGATTCCCGTTTTGAGCTGACTAAAATGGATCCAACACTATACAATCAAGTTAGAGATTTAAAAGATGGGGAAATATCACGTCCCATTCGTGAAGATGATCAAAGGGGAGGAGCTCCCAAGTTCAAAATTATGAAGATCTCCAACCGTTATGATGAGCACGAGGCAGATTTCGCAAAAGACTACATGAAAATCCAGGAACTGGCACTAAGGGAAAAGCAGTTCAAGGCCATTAAAGAATGGATGGACGAACATATAGAGGATACTTATATCCATGTAGACTCCGAAAGTAGGGACTGCGATTTTGCAAACAACTGGGTAAAGGAATAA
- a CDS encoding TlpA family protein disulfide reductase: MKITKEQISNAIWILAILLILFTPLGFYPRVWVNKIVATVISPSTVDKDERATLKNYNWNLVDLEGKSTNLQSKQGEVILVNVWATWCPPCVAELPGFVELYSDYKNKVTFAFVANDEKEKVEAFLKKKGYELPVYFQASATPKELESGSIPVTYIIDKKGNVVVDKTGAANWNSDKTRSLLDELISE, from the coding sequence ATGAAAATCACTAAGGAACAAATCAGCAACGCTATATGGATTTTGGCCATATTGCTCATACTTTTTACCCCTTTGGGTTTCTATCCACGGGTATGGGTCAATAAAATTGTGGCCACAGTGATTAGTCCAAGCACCGTTGACAAGGATGAACGAGCTACGTTGAAAAACTATAACTGGAACCTTGTTGATCTTGAGGGTAAATCAACCAACCTCCAATCAAAACAAGGTGAAGTTATTTTGGTGAACGTTTGGGCAACGTGGTGCCCGCCCTGTGTTGCAGAACTTCCTGGGTTTGTGGAATTGTACTCGGATTATAAGAATAAAGTCACATTTGCCTTCGTAGCCAATGATGAGAAAGAAAAAGTAGAAGCTTTTCTAAAGAAAAAAGGATATGAATTACCTGTATACTTTCAAGCTTCGGCCACACCAAAGGAGCTGGAAAGCGGTAGTATTCCCGTAACCTATATTATTGATAAAAAGGGTAATGTGGTGGTGGATAAAACGGGAGCCGCCAATTGGAATTCCGACAAGACCCGTAGCCTGTTGGACGAGCTGATTTCCGAATAG
- a CDS encoding AAA family ATPase, with product MSDVVAVENLVKKHQDLKKEIAKVIVGQDEVIEQILLSIYTGGHSLLIGVPGLAKTLMVNTIAQTLGLDFKRIQFTPDLMPSDILGSEVLDQNRNFKFIKGPVFGNIILADEINRTPPKTQAALLEAMQERAVTIAGQQHKLNLPYFVLATQNPIEQEGTYPLPEAQLDRFMFAIELKYPSIEEEIQVVKSTTTDDEVQINTLFNADEIIEVQHLVRRIPVPDNVVDYAVRLVNRTRPDQDGASDYVKNYIDWGAGPRASQNLVLAAKAHAAINGKFSPDIEDVKAVSLGILRHRILKNYKAEAEGINEEKIITELL from the coding sequence ATGTCGGATGTAGTTGCAGTAGAAAATCTGGTAAAAAAACACCAAGATTTAAAAAAAGAGATTGCCAAAGTCATTGTGGGCCAAGATGAAGTGATCGAACAAATACTACTATCCATTTACACAGGAGGCCATTCTTTGTTGATAGGTGTTCCCGGTCTGGCAAAAACCTTAATGGTCAACACCATTGCACAAACGCTGGGGCTTGACTTCAAAAGGATCCAGTTTACCCCGGATTTGATGCCCAGCGATATTTTGGGCAGCGAGGTACTGGATCAAAACCGAAACTTCAAATTTATAAAGGGACCTGTTTTTGGTAATATCATTCTTGCGGATGAGATCAACCGTACACCGCCAAAGACCCAAGCAGCTTTACTGGAAGCCATGCAGGAGAGAGCGGTGACCATAGCGGGGCAACAGCATAAGTTAAACCTGCCCTACTTTGTTTTGGCTACCCAAAACCCGATAGAGCAAGAAGGTACCTACCCATTGCCCGAAGCCCAATTGGATCGTTTTATGTTTGCCATAGAGCTAAAATATCCGTCCATAGAAGAAGAAATCCAAGTGGTGAAATCCACTACTACGGATGATGAGGTTCAGATAAACACACTTTTCAATGCCGACGAGATAATCGAAGTACAGCATTTGGTAAGACGTATTCCCGTGCCGGACAATGTTGTGGACTATGCCGTAAGGCTGGTCAATAGAACAAGGCCAGATCAAGATGGAGCGTCCGATTATGTAAAAAATTATATTGATTGGGGAGCAGGCCCAAGGGCATCACAGAACTTGGTTTTGGCTGCCAAGGCCCATGCAGCCATCAATGGTAAGTTCTCTCCGGACATCGAAGATGTTAAAGCAGTTTCCTTGGGAATCCTTCGCCACAGGATACTAAAAAACTACAAAGCTGAGGCTGAAGGCATCAATGAAGAAAAAATTATCACGGAATTATTGTAA
- a CDS encoding phytoene/squalene synthase family protein, whose product MKTIFDDVSYTCSKVVTQSYSTSFSLATKMLAPSIRSDIYNIYGFVRFADEIVDTFHDYDKAKLFNAFEKDMEQAIDDKISLNPILNSFQYTYHKYDIPHHLVESFMKSMRMDLTKKNYETFDEYREYIYGSADVVGLMCLCVFVKGDKEKYEKLKESAMALGSAFQKVNFLRDLKADYENLNRAYFPNTNLLELDEHSKKCIVNEIKADFALGYSGIVLLPEQAKFGVYTAYRYYKKLLQKLQSTPPLEIKNTRIRVPNYQKFGLLAQSYVNYKLQLVQ is encoded by the coding sequence ATGAAAACTATTTTTGACGATGTATCCTACACCTGCAGCAAGGTCGTGACCCAGTCTTACAGCACCTCTTTTTCGTTGGCCACCAAAATGTTGGCACCGTCCATCCGTTCCGATATTTACAATATTTATGGGTTTGTTCGTTTTGCCGACGAAATTGTGGATACCTTTCACGATTACGACAAGGCGAAATTGTTTAATGCCTTTGAAAAGGACATGGAACAGGCCATTGACGACAAAATAAGTTTGAACCCTATTTTGAATTCCTTTCAGTATACCTATCACAAGTATGACATTCCACATCATTTAGTAGAGTCCTTTATGAAAAGTATGCGCATGGACCTTACCAAGAAAAACTATGAGACTTTTGATGAATACCGTGAGTATATTTATGGCTCTGCCGATGTTGTTGGATTGATGTGCCTTTGTGTTTTTGTGAAAGGAGATAAGGAGAAATATGAAAAACTGAAAGAATCGGCCATGGCCTTGGGCTCTGCTTTTCAGAAAGTGAATTTTTTGAGGGACCTAAAGGCTGATTATGAGAATTTGAACAGAGCTTACTTTCCCAACACTAACCTACTGGAGCTCGATGAACACTCCAAAAAATGTATCGTAAACGAAATTAAAGCCGATTTTGCGCTAGGGTATTCGGGTATTGTACTGTTGCCCGAACAAGCCAAGTTTGGGGTATATACCGCTTACAGATATTACAAAAAACTGCTTCAAAAACTACAGAGCACCCCACCCTTAGAGATTAAAAACACTAGGATTCGCGTACCCAACTATCAAAAATTTGGTCTGTTGGCACAATCGTATGTAAATTATAAATTACAATTGGTACAATGA
- a CDS encoding phytoene desaturase family protein translates to MEKVIVIGSGFSSLSASCYLAKEGFEVELFEKNDTVGGRARQLVKDGFTFDIGPSWYWMPDIFDKFFADFNKKTSDYYQLDKLNPAYKIFFEDDVITIGDCMDKICSEFERIESGSSEHLKQFIAEAQENYDIAINKVVLRPGLSPLELVTKETVLKVDQFFKTISQQVRKRFKNPKLVSTLQFPVLFLGAKPSKTPSFYNFMNFADFGLGTWHPKGGMYEIIKAMQSVAEELGVTIHTNSPATHILVSDGEVLGIRSKGKNHLGDYVVSGADYHHSETLLDKKYRQYSEEYWNKKTYAPSSLLFYIGFDKKLKNIEHHNLFFDTDFEKHAQEIYDNPQWPSNPLFYANFPSVTDASMAPNGKETGFFLVPIAPGLEDTPQVRDQYFDIVMGRFENLTKQTVKKSVIFKESFCVNDFVEQYNSYKGNAYGLANTLRQTAFLRPNLKSSKVKKLFFTGQLTVPGPGVPPSLISGKLVADLIIKEVKR, encoded by the coding sequence ATGGAAAAAGTAATTGTCATCGGTTCTGGTTTTTCTTCCCTATCCGCCTCATGTTATTTGGCAAAAGAAGGATTTGAGGTGGAACTATTCGAAAAAAATGATACCGTGGGCGGTAGGGCAAGACAATTGGTCAAAGATGGTTTTACTTTTGATATTGGTCCCAGTTGGTATTGGATGCCCGATATTTTTGATAAATTCTTTGCTGACTTCAACAAAAAGACCTCGGATTATTACCAGCTGGACAAGCTAAACCCGGCCTACAAAATTTTCTTCGAAGATGATGTTATCACCATAGGTGACTGCATGGATAAGATTTGCAGCGAGTTCGAACGCATTGAATCGGGAAGTAGCGAACATTTGAAACAATTTATAGCCGAAGCCCAAGAAAATTATGATATCGCCATCAACAAAGTGGTGTTAAGGCCTGGACTTTCTCCTTTGGAACTTGTAACCAAAGAAACCGTTTTAAAGGTTGACCAATTTTTTAAAACCATAAGCCAACAGGTACGTAAACGCTTCAAAAATCCAAAGTTGGTATCCACATTGCAATTTCCTGTGCTTTTTTTGGGGGCCAAACCCAGTAAAACTCCATCTTTCTATAATTTTATGAATTTTGCCGACTTTGGTCTTGGAACTTGGCATCCAAAAGGTGGTATGTACGAAATCATCAAGGCCATGCAAAGTGTGGCAGAAGAGTTGGGGGTAACCATACACACCAATAGCCCCGCAACACATATTCTAGTATCGGATGGAGAGGTTTTGGGCATCAGAAGCAAAGGGAAAAACCATCTTGGGGATTATGTAGTGAGCGGTGCCGACTATCACCATTCCGAAACTTTATTGGACAAAAAATACCGACAATATTCCGAAGAATACTGGAACAAAAAAACCTATGCCCCTTCCTCTCTGTTGTTCTATATAGGTTTTGACAAGAAGTTGAAAAATATTGAACATCACAATTTGTTTTTTGATACCGATTTTGAAAAACACGCCCAAGAAATCTATGATAATCCCCAATGGCCCAGCAATCCGTTGTTCTATGCCAACTTTCCATCGGTAACCGATGCCTCAATGGCGCCAAATGGTAAAGAAACAGGTTTTTTCTTGGTACCCATTGCCCCTGGGTTGGAAGATACACCACAAGTACGTGACCAATATTTTGATATTGTAATGGGGCGATTTGAAAATTTAACCAAGCAAACTGTAAAAAAATCAGTAATTTTTAAGGAAAGTTTTTGTGTGAACGATTTTGTGGAGCAGTACAACTCCTATAAAGGTAATGCCTATGGCTTGGCAAACACGTTGCGACAAACCGCTTTTTTACGACCTAACCTCAAAAGTAGCAAAGTAAAAAAATTGTTCTTTACCGGTCAGTTGACCGTTCCCGGCCCAGGGGTCCCACCATCCCTGATCTCCGGAAAACTGGTGGCTGATTTAATCATTAAAGAAGTAAAAAGATGA
- a CDS encoding MerR family transcriptional regulator, with amino-acid sequence MNSVKTSFSIRDMENLSGIKAHTIRIWEKRYNLFRPERTNTNIRTYNITSLQKLLNVTLLYNNGYKISKIAKLGDEKIPALVNEIVSQKSEKNHTLNSLKLSMLNFDQSLFLKTYNGLMEEKSFTQIFNEVFIPLLNELGLLWQTNTISPAHEHFISNLIKQKIYIHTEKLQFENPIKKDEVYVLFLPENEIHELGLLYINYQLALHGYKTIYLGQTMPVESLEDLLKYYDNIRFISYFTVSPTKDDIDGYFKRFRKVLNKTPGSKLYVLGHQIQEFEDEQPSGPIKIFKSINQLIESL; translated from the coding sequence ATGAACAGTGTAAAAACTTCTTTTAGTATTCGGGATATGGAAAACCTTTCGGGAATAAAGGCCCATACCATTCGAATTTGGGAAAAAAGGTATAATTTGTTCCGTCCCGAAAGAACGAACACCAATATCCGTACATACAACATTACCAGTCTACAAAAGTTATTGAACGTTACCCTGCTTTATAACAATGGGTACAAAATTTCCAAAATCGCCAAATTGGGCGATGAAAAAATACCCGCATTGGTCAATGAGATCGTTTCACAAAAAAGTGAAAAGAACCATACACTCAATTCATTGAAACTATCGATGCTCAATTTTGACCAATCACTTTTCCTGAAGACCTACAACGGGCTCATGGAAGAAAAATCGTTTACACAAATCTTTAACGAGGTCTTTATTCCCCTGTTGAACGAACTTGGATTGTTATGGCAAACCAACACCATAAGCCCGGCCCATGAGCATTTTATATCCAACTTGATCAAACAAAAAATATACATCCATACCGAGAAACTTCAATTTGAAAATCCCATAAAAAAAGATGAAGTATACGTACTTTTTCTTCCTGAAAACGAGATACACGAATTGGGACTGTTGTATATCAATTACCAATTGGCCCTTCACGGCTACAAAACCATTTATTTAGGACAGACCATGCCCGTGGAAAGTCTTGAAGATTTACTAAAATATTACGATAACATCAGGTTTATTTCCTACTTTACCGTATCGCCCACCAAAGATGACATTGATGGCTATTTTAAACGATTCCGAAAGGTGTTAAATAAAACGCCCGGTTCCAAACTTTACGTTTTGGGCCATCAGATTCAAGAATTTGAAGATGAGCAACCTTCGGGCCCCATCAAAATATTTAAATCCATTAACCAACTGATAGAATCGCTTTAA